The DNA window TCGGTGTCGGTGGTCTCGTCGCTCCACTTCGGCGCGGCCACGGCCGTCGTCGCCGAGCGCAGCTGGACCCGCAGGACGTCCCCGCCGGGGTGGTCCGGGGTGAGCCGGTTCACGGCGATCCGCCGCAGGTATCGCTCGGACAGCTCGCCGCGCTCGCCGTTCGGCTTGTCCTCCTCGTCGTGGGAGCCGGTGAAGAAGTCCCAGGCCCGGCGGAGCTCGTTCTGCTCGGTGTGGCTCGGCAGCAGGCTGTTGCGGATGGCCGCGCCGTCCTCGGCGCTCAGGTTGCGCCAGTCCGTGGTGACCAGCTCGCCGGCGGCCGTCCGCACCTGCGCGCGCGCCTCCACGGCGATGTTCTGCTGGAGCGGGTTCGGCGCGAAGAGCTTCCAGTTCTGTTCGAACTCCGGATAGATCCACGCGTCGACCGTCCGCGCGTGCTGCTTGCTGACCGTGTTGGAGGGGGCGACGTGCAGGAACACGAACGCGAGGTGGGCGCAGGCGGCCACGCCGACCGCCCCCAGGGCGAGGGCCGCGAGCACCCGGTACGGGGTGGACAGACCGGCGATCCCGGGCGCCCGCGGGGGCGGCGGAGGGGTCGCCGCGGCGGGCTCCCGCTCGTTCGAATCCATCCCGCCCCGATCGTCCGGTATCCACAGGGTTGACCTCAGAGGTTGACACCCTACGGGCCGCCGACCCACCATTGAAGAGGATGAACCGAACGATCGGTCGGTCGGGTGGGCGGACAGCTCGCCGGCACACGCGGACAGGGGACCGGGATGGTGGCAGTGACCCCGGAGACGGGGCCGGAGACGGCCCTCGGGACAGACGGGACGGACGGCACAGGCATGGCTGCTGACCTCGACGCACAGCTCGCGGCGGCCTTCGACGCGGCGGTCGCGGCGGAGGAGCGCGTGGAACCGCGCGACTGGATGCCCGAGGAGTACCGCGCCTCCCTCGTGCGCCAGATGGCGCAGCACGCCCACTCCGAGATCATCGGCATGCAGCCCGAGGCGAACTGGATCACGCGGGCGCCCTCGCTGCGCCGCAAGGCGATCCTGATGGCCAAGGTGCAGGACGAGGCCGGGCACGGGCTGTACCTGTACAGCGCCGCCGAGACCCTGGGAACCAGCCGCGACGAGCTGCTCGACAAGCTGCACGCGGGCCGGCAGAAGTACTCCTCGATCTTCAACTACCCCACCCTGACCTGGGCGGACGTCGGCGCCATCGGCTGGCTGGTGGACGGCGCGGCGATCACCAACCAGGTCCCGCTGTGCCGCTGCTCCTACGGCCCGTACGCCCGCGCCATGGTCCGGATCTGCAAGGAGGAGTCCTTCCACCAGCGCCAGGGGTACGAGCTGCTCCTCGCCCTCTCGCAGGGCACCGAGGCACAGCACGCCATGGCCCAGGACGCGGTCGACCGGTGGTGGTGGCCCTCGCTGATGATGTTCGGCCCGCCGGACGACGAGTCGGCGCACTCGGCGCAGTCGATGGCCTGGCGGATCAAGCGGCACTCGAACGACGAGCTGCGCCAGCGGTTCGTGGACATCGCCGTCCCGCAGGCCGAGGCCCTGGGCCTGACGCTGCCCGACCCGGACCTGAAGTGGAACGAGGAGCGCGGGCACCACGACTTCGGCGCCATCGACTGGGCGGAGTTCTGGGACGTGCTCAAGGGCAACGGCCCGTGCAACGAAGAGCGCCTGAGCCAGCGGCGCCGGGCGCACGAGGAAGGCGCCTGGGTGCGCGACGCGGCCGCGGCGTACGCGGAGAAGCAGGCGGCGCACGCCGCACAGAACGAGGAGGCACGGGTATGACGCAGAACTGGCCCCTGTGGGAGGTGTTCGTGCGCTCGCGGCGCGGCCTCTCGCACACGCACGCGGGCAGCCTGCACGCCCCCGACGCGGAGATGGCCCTGCGCAACGCCCGCGACCTCTACACCCGGCGCGGCGAGGGCATCTCCATCTGGGTGGTGCCCTCCACCGAGATCACCGCTTCCTCGCCCGACGAGCGCGACCCCTTCTTCGCCCCGTCCGCCGACAAGCCCTACCGGCACCCGACGTTCTACGACATCCCGGAGGGAGTGAGCCACCTGTGACCAGCACGGACACCACCCTCACGGCGGCCCTCGCCCTCGGGGACGACGCCCTGATCCTCTCCCACCGCCTCGGCGAATGGGCGGGCCACGCCCCGGTGCTCGAGGAGGAGGTCGCGCTCGCCAACATCGCGCTCGACCTGCTCGGCCAGGCCCGCCTCCTGCTGACCATGGCGGGCGACGAGGACGAGCTGGCCTTCCTGCGCGAGGAGCGCTCCTTCCGCAACCTCCAGCTGGTGGAACAACCCAACGGCGACTTCGCCCACACCATCGCCCGCCAGCTCTACTTCTCCTTCTACCAGCACGAGCTCTACGGGGAACTGGCCCGTGGGGACGGCCCGTTCGCGCCGCTGGCGGCCAAGGCCGTCAAGGAGACCGCGTACCACCGCGACCACGCCGAGCAGTGGACCCTGCGGCTCGGCGACGGCACCGAGGAGAGCCGGGCGCGCATGCGCGCGGGCCTGGACGCCCTGTGGAAGTTCACCGGCGAGATGTTCCGGCCCGTGGACGGCATCGAAGGCCTCGACTGGGCCGCCCTGGAAGGTCGTTGGCTCGGCGCGGTGACCGGTGTGCTGGAGCGGGCCGGGCTCGCACTGCCCCAGGGGCCGCGCACCGGCGCCTGGGCGGCCGGAGCCGGACGCGAGGGCCTGCACACCGAGCCCTTCGGCCGGCTGCTCGCCGAGATGCAGCACCTGCACCGCAGCCACCCGGGGGCGTCATGGTGACCGCCCGCGCCGGGGCGAGCCGCCTGGAGGCGGAACTGGCCGAGCTGGCCGGCTCCGTCCCCGATCCCGAACTGCCCGTGCTCACCCTGGGCGAGCTCGGCGTGGTGCGCGGGGTGCGGGTGGACGAGGAAGGCCGCGCCGAGGTCACCCTCACCCCCACCTACACCGGCTGCCCGGCCATCGAGGCCATGTCCGCCGACATCGAGCGGGTCCTGACCGGCCACGGGATACCCGAGGTCCGGGTGACCACCGTGCTGGCCCCCGCCTGGTCCACCGACGACATCAGCGCCGAAGGCCGCCGCAAGCTGGCCGAGTTCGGCATCGCCCCGCCGCGCCCGCACGCGGCCGGCGGGCCGGTCCCGCTGACCCTGTCGGTGCGCTGCCCGAACTGCGGCTCCACCGACACCGAGCTGCTCAGCCGGTTCTCCTCCACGGCCTGCAAGGCACTGCGCCGCTGCACCGCCTGCCGCGAACCGTTCGACCACTTCAAGGAGCTGTAGATGGCCGCACCCCGCCACGGCGCGTTCCACCCGCTGACGGTGGCTGCGGTCGACCGGCTCACCGACGACTCGGTGGCTCTGACCCTGCGGGTCCCGCAGGAGCTGCGCGAGGCGTACCGGCACGCCCCCGGCCAGCACCTGACCCTGCGCCGCAGCGCCCCCGAGGGCGCGGAGGTCCGTCGCACCTACTCGATCTGCTCCCCGGCGCCCGCGGCCGGCGGCCCGGGCCCGGCGCAACTTCGGGTCGGCGTGCGGCTGGTGGAGGGCGGGGAGTTCTCCACCTTCGCGCACAAGGAGATCGCCGCCGGAGACGTGCTGGACGTGATGGTCCCGGCCGGCCGGTTCGTCCTGGACCCGGCCGCCGCCCCGGCCGCCGGGCACTACGCGGCGATCGTCGGCGGCAGCGGGATCACCCCCGTGCTCTCGATCGCCGCGAGCCTGCTGGCCGCCCGCCCCGACGCCCGGTTCTGCCTCGTGCGCAGCGACCGTACGGCGGCTTCGACGATGTTCCTCGAGGAGGTCGCCGACCTCAAGGACCGCTATCCGTCCCGGTTCCAGCTGGTCACGGTCCTGTCCCGGGAGGAGCAGGAGGCCGGGCTGCCCTCCGGGCGCCTCGACGAGGAGCGGCTGGCCGCCCTGCTGCCCGCGCTGCTGCCGGTGGCCGAGGTGACGGGCTGGTTCCTGTGCGGGCCGTACGGCCTGGTGCAGGGCGCGGAGCGGACCCTGGCCGCGCTCGGCGTCGCCCGGACCCGGGTGCACGAGGAGATCTTCCACGTCGAGGACACCACGGCGCCGGCCCCCGCCGCCACCGCTTCGGCCCCCTCCCACGGGCGGGTCACGGCGCGCCTCGACGGGCGTTCCGGCACCTGGCCGGTCCGTGACGGGGAGTCCCTGCTGGACGCGGTGCTCCGCAACCGCGCGGACGCCCCCTACGCCTGCAAGGGCGGGGTGTGCGGCACCTGCCGGGCGTTCGTGGTGGCGGGCGAGGTCCGGATGGACCGCAACTTCGCCCTGGAGGCCGAGGAGACGGAAGCCGGGTTCGTGCTGGCCTGCCAGTCGCACCCGGTGACGGAGGAAGTGGAGATCGACTTCGACCGGTAGCCCGCCGGCCGGCCGCGGCGCCGGACCGGGCCGGGCTCCCGTTCCCGGCCCTGTCCATTTTCCAGAACCTGTTCTATCTTGACGCACCGTCAGACCAGAACGGGAGGACCGGCAGTGGACTTCACCTTCACCGAGGAGCAGCAGGCGGCCGTCGAGGCGGCCAAGGCCGTCTTCGCGGACGTCGCGCCCGACGGGGTGCCCAGCCCCGCGCTCACCCCCGGGGCCGTCGCCGACGACTTCGACCGCCCGCTGTGGGCCAGGCTCGCCGGATCCGACCTGCTGAGCCTGGTCCTCGCCGAGGAGCACGGCGGGGCCGGCCTCGACACCATCGCCCTGTGCCTGGTGCTGCGCGAGGCCGCGAAGGTGCTGGCCCGCGTGCCGCTGCTGGAGCACTGCGCCACCGCCATGGCCGTACAGTCCCACGGCAGCCCCGAACTGGCCGCCGCCCTGCTGCCCGGCGCCGGCAGCGGCAGCGTCGTCCTGACCGCCGCCGCCCACGGCCGCTCCGGCCACGACCCGGCCGAACTCGCCGTCACCGCCCGCCGGGACGGAGAGGGCTGGATCCTGGACGGCACGCAGACGGCCGTCCCCTGGGCGCACAGCGCCGACTGGATCGCCGTACCGGCCCACACCGGCGAGGGCGAGGCCGTCCTCGCCTTCGTCCCGCGCACCGCCGAGGGCCTCGCCCTCGCCGAGCAGGTCTCCACCAACGGGGAGCGGCTGGCCGAACTCGCCCTGGACGGCGTACGCGTGGCCCCGACCCACCTCGTCGACGACCCGGGCGCCTGGGAGCGGCTGCGCCAGCTCCTCGCCACCGGAACCTGCGCCCTCGCCCTCGGCCTCGGCGAAGGCGTCCTCACCATGACCAGCCAGTACACGAGCAAGCGCGAGCAGTTCGGCTTCCCGGTGGCCACCTTCCAAGCCGTCGCCGTCCAGGCCGCCGACCGCTACATCGACCTGCGCGCCATGGAGGTCACCCTCTGGCAGGCCGCCTGGCGCCTGGACGCCGCGACCGGCGGCGCGGGCGGCCCGCTGCCGAGCTCCGGAGACGTCGCGGTAGCGAAGATCTGGGCCTCGGAGGGCGTACGCCGGGTCGTGCAGACCGCCCAGCACCTGCACGGCGGCTTCGGCGCCGACACCGACTACCCCCTGCACCGCTACCACGCCTGGGCCAAGCAGCTGGAGCTCCAGCTGGGCCCCGCCGCCGCGCACGAGGAGGCCTTGGGCGACCTGCTGGCCGCCCACCCCCTGGCCTGACCGGAATCGGCCGCGACGGCTACAGCACGAAGGCCGGGTTCCCGCTGTCCGTCACCATCGGGCGCCCGGCACCGTCCCACGCCTGCATGCCGCCGTCGACGTTCACGGCGTCGACGCCCTGGCGCACCAGGTACTGGGTCACCTGCGCGGAGCGCCCGCCGACCCGGCACATCACGTGCACCCGGCGGCCGTCCTCGACGGCCTCCGTCAGCTCACCGAAGCGGGCCACGAAATCGCTCATCGGGATGTGCAGAGCGCCCTCGACGTGGCCGGCCGCCCATTCGTCGTCCTCGCGGACGTCCAGGACAAAGCCTTCGGAGGGCACCGCGGCGGCGTCCACCGAGGGAAGCGGTCCGAAGTTCATGTGTCGCCTTCTCTCATCACGGATCCGACTTCCAACCTATCCGACGCCCCCGGCCGGCCGGGCGGCGATCCGGCCCGCCTCAGCCCGCGGCGAGCTCCGCGGCCAGCGCCGCCTCGCGCTCGGCGACCTGCGCCAGCAGCTGCTCCGCGATCTCCTCCAGCAGCCGGTCCGGGTCGTCGGGAGCCATCCTCAGCATCGACCCGATGGCACTGTCCTCCAGCTCCTTGGCCACCAGCGACAGCAGCTCCTTGCGGCGCGCCAGCCACTCCAGCCGGGCGTACAGCTCCCCGCTCTCCTCCGGCTCCGCCCGCTCCGGCTCGGGGCCCGCCGCCCACTCCTCGGCCAGCTCGCGCAGCAGCCGCTCCTCGCCCCGCCCGTACGCGGCGTTGACCCGCGCGATGAAGGCGTCGCGGCGCTCGCGCTCGGCCTCGTCCTGGGCGAGGTCCGGGTGGGCCTGGCGGACCAGCTCGCGGTAGAGGCGGCGCACCTCCTCCGAGGGCCGTACCCGCTCCGGCGGCCGCACGGGCCGGTCGGTGAGCATCGCGCCCGCGTCGTCGGAGATGCCGTCCGAGTCCAGCCAGTCGTGGAACAGCTCCTCCACCCCGGGCATCGGCATGACCAGCGCACGCGCCTCCTCGGCCCGCCGCAGGTCCTCCCGGTCCCCGGTCCGCGCCGCCTTCGCCTCGGCGATCAGCGCCTCGAGCTCGTCGAGCCGCGTGTACATCGGGCCGAGCTTCTGGTGGTGCAGGCGGGAGAAGTTCTCCACCTCGACCCGGAAGGTCTCCACCGCGATCTCGAACTCGATCAGCGCCTGCTCGGCGGCCCGAACGGCCCGCTCGAGACGGGCCTCGGGGCGTTCGTCGCCGGGAACCGTGTGTCCGCTCTGCTCGCTCACCCGGCCAGCCTACGGCCCACCGGCCCGGGCACCCCCGCGCGGGCCGGAAGGCTCCGCCCCGGGCACCCCCGCGGGCCGGCAGGCCCCGCCGCCTCAGACCCCGGACTCCGCCGCGATCCGCCCGGCCCGCACCGCCGCCACCAGATCGGCGTGGTCGGCCTCGGTCCGGTCCGCGTAGGCCACGGCGAAGGCGGCCATGGCCTCGTCCAGCTCCTCGTTCTTCCCGCAGTACCCGGCCAGCAGCCGCGGATCGACGCTGTGCGCGTGCGCCCGGGCCAGCAGCGCCCCGGTCATCCGCCCGTAGTCGTCGAGCTGCTCGGCGGTCAGCGCCGCCGGATCCACACTGCCCTTGCGGTTGCGGAACTGGCGCACCTGGAAGGGCCTCCCCTCCACCGTGGTCCAGCCCAGCATGAAGTCCGAGACCACCTGCATCCGCTTCTGCCCGGCCACCACCCGGCGCCCCTCGTGCTGCTCGGGCGGCGCGTCGAAGCCCAGCGCGGGCAGGTGCGGCAGCAGCACCGAGGGCCGCGCCTCCTTTACCTGGAGCACCAGCGGCTCGCCCCGGTGGTCCAGCAGCAGCACCACGTACGAACGGGTGCCGACGCTGCCCGTCCCCACCACGCGGAAGGCCACGTCGTGGATGGCGTACCGGGCCATCAGCGGCAGCCGGTCGGCCTGGAGCGTCCGCAGGTACGGGCCCAGCGAGGCGGCCACGGCCGCGGCCTCCCCGTCCCCGACCCGGCGCAGCACGGGCAGCGCGTCCACGAAGCACCTGCTGCCGTCGGCTCGGGTCTCGGTCGCCTTCGCGGCGAACCGCGCGGAGGTGTTGTTGCGGGCCTTCTCCGCCACCTGCTCCAGGGTCCCCAGCAGGTCCCGGGCATCGGTGTGCGAGACCAGCTCCTCGTCGGCGATGGCGTTCCACGCGTCACTGGCGGACAGCCGGGACAGCAGCCGCATGGTCCGCCGGTAGGCGCCCGCCGCGTCCAGCGCGGCCGCCCGGGAGGCGTCCTCGCCCGCGCCCGACACCCGCCCGGCCAGCACCAGCGAGGTCGTCAGCCGCTTCAGGTCCCACTCCCACGGCCCGAACACGGTCTCGTCGAAGTCGTTCAGGTCGATGACCAGCCGGCCCCGTGCGTCCCCGTACAGGCCGAAGTTCGCCGCGTGCGCGTCCCCGCAGATCTGCGCGCCGATCCCGGTCACCGGGCCGCCGGACAGGTCGCGGGCCATCAGCCCGGCCGCCCCCCGCAGGAAGGCGAAGGGGTTCGCCGCCATCCGCCCCACGCGTATCGGCGCCAGCTCGGCGACCCGCCCGGCGTTGGACTCCTCCACCGCCCGCACCGCGTCCGGCCTGCCGGACGGCGCCTCGAAGGCGGCGTGCGCCGCCCGCGGCACCCGCTGCCGCAGCGCCTTGCCGTCCCGCTTGGGCGATCCGTCCGCCACCCGCGGCGCGAAGCCCGCCACCTCCGGGATCCGCTGCCCCACTACCGCCGCCATGCGCGCCGCCCCCACCCGTTACGTCGATCGCCTTCGAACGCGCTGACCGTATCTACAGCCCGGCGTCCCTGGCCAGCAAGGCCGCCTGTACGCGGTTCTCGCAGCCCAGCTTCGCCAGGATCCGGCTCACGTACGTCTTCACGGTCGCCTCGCTCATGTGCAGCCGCCGCCCCGCGTCCGCGTTCGACAGCCCCTCCCCGAGCAGGGCGAGCACCCCGCGCTCGCGTTCGCTCAGCTCCGCCACCTGCCGCCGGGCCTGCTCGCCCCGCACCACGGCCTTGCCCGACGCCAGCTGGTCGACCACGTGCCGGGTCGCCGCCGGCGAGAGGTACGCGTCGCCCGCCGCGGCCGCCCGTACGGCGCCGATCAGCTCGCCCGGCGCCGAGTCCTTCAGCAGGAACCCCGCGCCGCCCTCGCCCAGCGCCCGCAGCACGTTCTCCTTCTCCCCGAAGGTGGTCAGGATCAGCGCCCGCACCTGGGGCACGGCCCGCCCCAGCTCCCCCAGGGCGGTCAGCCCGTCCATCACCGGCATCTGGATGTCCAGCAGCACCACCTCCGGCGCGTGCGCGCGAGCCAGGTCCACCGCCTCCCGGCCGTTCGCCGCCTCCGCCACGACCTCGATGTCCGGCGCCGAGGTCAGGATCATCCTGATACCGGCCCGGATCAGCGGCTCGTCGTCGGCGATCACCACGCGGATCACTTCGGCTGTCACCCGTGCTCCTACTGCTTGACCTCGTACGCCTGCTTGTCCACGAGCGTTCCGTCCTTGAAGCAGAACCGGTAGATCAGGTCCGACCCCAGCGAGTCCGGCTGCTCCTGCGCCATCAACGCCAGACAGTCCGAACCCTCCGGCCGCGGCGGGCCCTTCCGGTCCGCACCGGCCGTCAGGAAATTCTCGCCGCTCGGCAGCCGGTCCCGTACGGCCTGCTCCGACTCTCCCACCCGCACCGCGTCGTACCCCTCCCGGTCCAGCATCGAATCGCCCAGCGAGCCCACCACCAGCAGCATCCCCGCCCCGAGCACGATCACCAGCAGCACCACCGCCGCGAAGGCGATGCCGCAGCCCAGCGCCAGCCCGCCGACCGGGCCGCGCCGCGGCACGGCCAGCTCGCGGTCCACCACGCTCCAGTCCATCGGCGGCGCACCCCGCAGCCCCCGCGCCTGGGCCTGCTGCCCGAAGTCGTCGGCCACGGCCGCCGCCCCGGCCGGCTCCGCCCCGTACGGCAGCACCCCCGCCACCCGGAAGCCGCCGCCCTCCGTCGCGCCCGCGTGCACCATCCCGCCGACCAGCCGCGCCCGCTCGCGCAGCCCCGTCAGCCCCTGCCCGCCCGACACGACCTCACCGGCCCCCGGACCGGCCGCCGGGCCGTTGGCGATCTCCACCACCAGCGAGTCGTCCTCGTAGCGCAGTTCCAGGGTGATCGGCGCCCCGGGCGCGTGCTTGTACGCGTTCGTCAGGGCCTCCTGCACGATCCGGTACGCCGCGTGGTCGCAGGCCGCGACCAGCGGCCGCGGCCGACCCGAGACGGACAGCCGTACGTCGGTCCCCGCGCCCCGCGCCGCCTCCACCACCCCGGCGATCCCGGCCACCCCGCGCCCGGCCGGCTGCGCCGGCTCCTCCACCGGGACCGGCGCCTCGACCCCGTCCCGCAGGATCCCGACCACCTCGCGCAGCTCGTGCATCGCCGCCACCGAGGCCTGCCGCAGCACCCCCACCGCCTCGCGCTGCCGCTCGGTGAGCTTCGGGTCCACCTCCAGCGCACCGGTGTGCACCGAGATCAGCGCCAGCTGGTGGCCGAGGCTGTCGTGCATGTCCTGGGCGATCCGCTGCCGCTCGCGCAGCCTCGCCTGCCCGGCGACCATCGCCCGCTCGCGCATCAACTGCCCGTTGCGCTCCTGGAGCGCGCTCAGCAGCGTGCGGCGCTGCGACCAGTACCGGCTGGCCAGACCGGGCGTCACGGTCGTCGCCAGGAACATCAGGGTGGAGAAGACGACCATCAGCAGGGGCTGCATCTGCTCCCACTCGTGCCACACGCTGAGGCCGACCGCGGCGACGAACGCCAGCGTGAAGGCGGCCCCCGCCCGCCCCACCCCGACGATCCGGCGCCCCGCCGACCAGCCCAGCACGGTCGTGACCAGGAACGAGCCCGGCAGGAACACCGTCACCGCCGAACCCACGACCAGCGTCGCCGCGGGCAGCCTGCGCCGCAGCAGGGTGAGCAACACCACGGCCGCGGCGCTCGCGGCCATCCGCCACCCGGAACCGTTGTCGAGCTCCTCGATGCCCAGGCCGAGCAGCGCCGGCACCGCGGCGATCGCGAGGTCGCCCAAGAGCATCCGCCGGGTCCAGGGCTCCGGCCCCCTCAGCCGGTCCCAGCCCGCACGCGTCATCGCCTTCGCATCCACCCGGCCGACCCTAGACACCCCGGCGCACCGCCGGCCGCTCTCTTTCGTCGCGCCCCGCGCGACGAAAGTCGGAAGACCGGCGCAACAACGTGTCCTGGATCACTTCTTGGCCGCCGCGGACGGAACGGCCCGTACCGGGCAGGCCAGTTGATCCCGGGACACACCGAAGACACCGAGGACACCTAGGAGCGCACAACACGAAACGGCCGCCACCGCTTTCGCGATGACGACCGTTTCGTCGATGTGGGCGAGGGGGGATTTGAACCCCCACGTCCCGAAGGACACTGGCACCTGAAGCCAGCGCGTCTGCCGTTCCGCCACTCGCCCGAGCAGCGTCCCAGTGGTTCTTCCCTTTCGGGCCGTTCCCCTGGCGACGTCGAAACATTAACACGTCGGAGGGGGTGGAATCACATCGCTTTCCCCGCACCCCGGGCCGCCGCCGCGGACGGCCCCTCCCGCACTCCGCTCCCGGTGCGGGACACTGTCCCTACGGCCCCCCTACGATCCCTGTGAGGACCAACACTCGTCCTCACAGGACCGATGGGGAACCACCCGAATCCGCCACGCGTGGATACGATCAGTAAGCAGTACAGGGCGACAACGACGGAGGAGGTGCCCCATGGGAGTTCTGAAGCGGTTCGAGCAGCGACTCGAAGGTCTGGTGAACGGCACCTTCGCCAAGGTCTTCAAGTCCGAGGTCCAGCCGGTGGAGATCGCCGGAGCCCTCCAGCGGGAGTGCGACAACAACGCCACCATCTGGAACCGCGAGCGGACGGTCGTGCCCAACGACTTCATCGTCGAGCTCAGCACCGGCGACTACGAGCGCCTGAGCCCCTACTCCGGGCAGCTCGGCGACGAGCTCGCGGGCCTCGTCCGCGACTACGCCAAGCAGCAGCGCTACAGCTTCATGGGCCCCATCAAGGTCCAGCTGGAGAAGGCCGACGACCTCGACACCGGGCTCTACCGGGTCCGCAGCCGCACCCTCGCCGCCAGCACCTCCCAGCCGCAGCCGCCCCAGGGCCGGCCGCAGGGCGGTCCGGCGGGCCAGGGCGGCTACGGCTACCCCCCGGTCGCCGCCCCGCCCATGCCGAGCGCCCCGCCGCCCGGGGGACCCGCCGCCCGGCGGCCCGCGGGCGGAGCCGGCCCGGCCGCACCCGTACCGGCCTCCGGCGCCGCGCGGCGCCACTGGATCGAGATCAACGGCACCCGCCACCAGATCTCGCGCCCCACGCTCGTACTCGGCCGAAGCACCGAAGCCGACGTGCGGATCGACGACCCCGGCGTATCGCGCCGGCACTGTGAGATCCGGACCGGAACGCCCTCGACGATCCAGGATCTCGGGTCCACCAACGGCATCGTGGTGGACGGGCAGCACACCACCCGCGCTACGCTCCGCGACGGCTCGCGGATCGTCGTGGGCAGCACGACCATCATTTACCGGCAAGCCGAAGGGTGAAGCGGGGGCAATGTCAGAGCTGACCCTGACGGTCATGCGGCTGGGTTTCCTAGCCGTTCTGTGGCTGTTCGTCATCGTGGCCGTCCAGGTCATCCGCAGCGACCTCTTCGGAACGAGAGTCACGCAGCGCGGCTCCCGCCGCGGCGGCGCGGGCACCGCGCCGCAGCAGCAGGCGGGCCGGCAGGCCGCGCCTCCGCAGCAGCGCCAGCGCCGCGGTGCGCCCACCAAACTCGTCGTGTCCGAGGGCACCCTCACGGGGACCACGGTGGCCCTCGCCGGCCAGACGATCACCCTGGGCCGCGCCCACGACTCCACGATCGTGCTGGACGACGACTACGCGTCCAGCCGCCATGCCAGGATCTACCCGGACCGGGACGGCCAGTGGATCGTCGAGGATCTCGGGTCCACCAACGGCACGTATCTCGACCGGACCCGCCTGACCACCCCGACGCCCATTCCGCCGGGCGCCCCGATCCGCATCGGCAAGACCGTCATCGAGCTGCGGAAGTAGTACGAGAATGAGCGAGCGGAGCGAGCACGCGGCGGTGATCCGTCCCACCGAGGACACGGACCCGCGCGCGCTCCCGACCGGAGGGTGGGCA is part of the Streptomyces subrutilus genome and encodes:
- a CDS encoding DUF2252 domain-containing protein translates to MAAVVGQRIPEVAGFAPRVADGSPKRDGKALRQRVPRAAHAAFEAPSGRPDAVRAVEESNAGRVAELAPIRVGRMAANPFAFLRGAAGLMARDLSGGPVTGIGAQICGDAHAANFGLYGDARGRLVIDLNDFDETVFGPWEWDLKRLTTSLVLAGRVSGAGEDASRAAALDAAGAYRRTMRLLSRLSASDAWNAIADEELVSHTDARDLLGTLEQVAEKARNNTSARFAAKATETRADGSRCFVDALPVLRRVGDGEAAAVAASLGPYLRTLQADRLPLMARYAIHDVAFRVVGTGSVGTRSYVVLLLDHRGEPLVLQVKEARPSVLLPHLPALGFDAPPEQHEGRRVVAGQKRMQVVSDFMLGWTTVEGRPFQVRQFRNRKGSVDPAALTAEQLDDYGRMTGALLARAHAHSVDPRLLAGYCGKNEELDEAMAAFAVAYADRTEADHADLVAAVRAGRIAAESGV
- a CDS encoding response regulator transcription factor, which codes for MTAEVIRVVIADDEPLIRAGIRMILTSAPDIEVVAEAANGREAVDLARAHAPEVVLLDIQMPVMDGLTALGELGRAVPQVRALILTTFGEKENVLRALGEGGAGFLLKDSAPGELIGAVRAAAAGDAYLSPAATRHVVDQLASGKAVVRGEQARRQVAELSERERGVLALLGEGLSNADAGRRLHMSEATVKTYVSRILAKLGCENRVQAALLARDAGL
- a CDS encoding sensor histidine kinase — its product is MTRAGWDRLRGPEPWTRRMLLGDLAIAAVPALLGLGIEELDNGSGWRMAASAAAVVLLTLLRRRLPAATLVVGSAVTVFLPGSFLVTTVLGWSAGRRIVGVGRAGAAFTLAFVAAVGLSVWHEWEQMQPLLMVVFSTLMFLATTVTPGLASRYWSQRRTLLSALQERNGQLMRERAMVAGQARLRERQRIAQDMHDSLGHQLALISVHTGALEVDPKLTERQREAVGVLRQASVAAMHELREVVGILRDGVEAPVPVEEPAQPAGRGVAGIAGVVEAARGAGTDVRLSVSGRPRPLVAACDHAAYRIVQEALTNAYKHAPGAPITLELRYEDDSLVVEIANGPAAGPGAGEVVSGGQGLTGLRERARLVGGMVHAGATEGGGFRVAGVLPYGAEPAGAAAVADDFGQQAQARGLRGAPPMDWSVVDRELAVPRRGPVGGLALGCGIAFAAVVLLVIVLGAGMLLVVGSLGDSMLDREGYDAVRVGESEQAVRDRLPSGENFLTAGADRKGPPRPEGSDCLALMAQEQPDSLGSDLIYRFCFKDGTLVDKQAYEVKQ
- a CDS encoding FhaA domain-containing protein, whose amino-acid sequence is MGVLKRFEQRLEGLVNGTFAKVFKSEVQPVEIAGALQRECDNNATIWNRERTVVPNDFIVELSTGDYERLSPYSGQLGDELAGLVRDYAKQQRYSFMGPIKVQLEKADDLDTGLYRVRSRTLAASTSQPQPPQGRPQGGPAGQGGYGYPPVAAPPMPSAPPPGGPAARRPAGGAGPAAPVPASGAARRHWIEINGTRHQISRPTLVLGRSTEADVRIDDPGVSRRHCEIRTGTPSTIQDLGSTNGIVVDGQHTTRATLRDGSRIVVGSTTIIYRQAEG
- a CDS encoding FHA domain-containing protein FhaB/FipA, translating into MSELTLTVMRLGFLAVLWLFVIVAVQVIRSDLFGTRVTQRGSRRGGAGTAPQQQAGRQAAPPQQRQRRGAPTKLVVSEGTLTGTTVALAGQTITLGRAHDSTIVLDDDYASSRHARIYPDRDGQWIVEDLGSTNGTYLDRTRLTTPTPIPPGAPIRIGKTVIELRK